The Streptomyces sp. NBC_01775 genome includes a region encoding these proteins:
- a CDS encoding tyrosine-type recombinase/integrase yields the protein MLRTVEYEGDPRRRPLTYDEVQALFDAADARPGKLRGQGRKGALTALRGAAVLKTSYAYGTRRTESSKVDPVDLRRNRKAPQIRGYGSMMVRFGKASKGAPPKRRTVLMVPEMDWPVDVLNEWVTEIRPYLSPGRHPALWVTERVGRLSPRSINEAFMTAREDAGLDEDLDLHCLRHSHITHLTELGYSAWFVQEQVGHSHASTTAICMGVSNEYRNTLLEASMRNRLGEDWNVMP from the coding sequence ATCCTGCGTACGGTCGAGTACGAGGGCGACCCGCGCCGGCGCCCGCTGACCTACGACGAGGTCCAGGCCCTCTTCGACGCCGCCGACGCCCGGCCGGGCAAGCTCCGGGGTCAGGGTCGCAAGGGCGCCCTGACGGCCCTGCGGGGCGCGGCGGTCCTCAAGACCAGCTACGCCTACGGCACGCGCCGGACGGAGTCGTCCAAGGTCGATCCGGTCGACCTGCGGCGCAACCGCAAAGCTCCGCAGATCCGCGGCTACGGCAGCATGATGGTCCGCTTCGGCAAGGCGTCGAAGGGGGCGCCGCCCAAGCGCCGCACCGTGCTGATGGTCCCGGAGATGGACTGGCCGGTCGACGTCCTGAACGAGTGGGTGACCGAGATACGGCCGTACCTCTCGCCCGGACGTCATCCCGCGCTCTGGGTGACCGAGCGGGTCGGACGGTTGTCGCCCCGGTCGATCAACGAAGCATTCATGACGGCCCGCGAGGACGCCGGCCTCGACGAGGACCTCGACCTGCACTGTCTTCGCCACAGCCACATCACACATTTGACCGAACTCGGGTATTCAGCCTGGTTTGTTCAAGAGCAGGTCGGTCACTCCCACGCCTCAACCACGGCGATTTGCATGGGGGTCTCCAACGAGTACCGGAACACGCTGCTGGAAGCATCGATGAGGAACCGACTGGGCGAAGACTGGAACGTGATGCCGTGA
- a CDS encoding nuclear transport factor 2 family protein → MSDSRAEIQDLNSRYAIAFDSGQLDESVDCWAEDGTLDETETGFGLFEGREAIRVFFRDTLMANSTNVVHMMFNHLITSIEGDHGEGRVNCLVEIVKTDGSYARAHVTYSDRYVRVAGQWKFASRVVTSSFPHEALTS, encoded by the coding sequence ATGAGTGATAGCCGTGCAGAGATCCAGGACCTCAATAGTCGCTACGCGATCGCTTTCGACTCCGGGCAGCTTGACGAGTCCGTCGACTGTTGGGCCGAGGATGGCACCTTGGACGAGACCGAAACTGGCTTCGGCTTGTTCGAAGGCCGCGAGGCGATCCGCGTCTTCTTCCGCGACACCCTCATGGCCAACTCCACGAACGTCGTCCACATGATGTTCAACCACCTGATCACCAGCATCGAGGGTGACCATGGTGAAGGCAGGGTCAACTGTCTCGTCGAGATCGTGAAGACCGATGGCAGTTACGCGCGCGCCCACGTCACGTACAGCGATCGCTACGTCCGGGTCGCAGGCCAGTGGAAATTCGCCAGCCGCGTCGTCACCTCGTCCTTCCCGCACGAGGCACTCACGAGCTGA